From Cannabis sativa cultivar Pink pepper isolate KNU-18-1 chromosome 8, ASM2916894v1, whole genome shotgun sequence, a single genomic window includes:
- the LOC133030012 gene encoding bidirectional sugar transporter SWEET6b-like, translating to MVMSAEAARNVVGIIGNVISFGLFLSPVPTFWRIIKSKAVEEFKPDPYLATVLNCALWIFYGMPFIHPDSLLVVTINSVGLVLELIYLTIFFIYATTEGRRKVVRWLFFELVFFGGVVALGLLVFHGTTRRSLFVGILCDIFNIIMYTSPLTIMSKVIKTKSVEYMPFYLSLTNFLNGSCWTAYALIKLDIYVLVSNGLGAISGAVQLILYACYYGTTPKKGSGEVELSAADRV from the exons ATGGTGATGAGCGCCGAAGCTGCCCGGAATGTCGTCGGTATCATTG GGAATGTTATCTCCTTCGGCCTGTTTCTTTCCCCAGt CCCAACATTTTGGAGAATCATCAAGAGTAAGGCAGTGGAGGAATTCAAGCCAGATCCTTATCTAGCAACAGTGCTTAATTGTGCCCTATGGATCTTCTACGGGATGCCCTTTATTCACCCTGACAGCCTCCTTGTCGTCACTATCAACTCAGTTGGCCTTGTCCTTGAACTCATTTACCTTACCATTTTTTTCATCTATGCTACCACTGAAGGACGT agAAAGGTAGTGAGATGGTTATTTTTTGAGCTTGTTTTCTTCGGAGGGGTGGTTGCCTTAGGACTCTTGGTTTTCCATGGCACTACAAGAAGGTCTCTATTTGTTGGGATTCTTTGTGATATTTTCAACATCATTATGTACACTTCTCCACTCACTATCATG TCAAAAGTTATCAAAACAAAGAGCGTGGAGTACATGCCCTTTTACTTATCTTTGACCAATTTCCTCAACGGTTCTTGCTGGACTGCTTATGCCCTAATCAAGTTGGATATCTATGTCTTGGTAAGCAATGGGTTGGGTGCAATTTCTGGGGCTGTTCAACTCATCTTGTACGCATGCTACTATGGTACAACTCCTAAGAAGGGAAGTGGTGAAGTCGAGCTCTCTGCCGCTGACAGAGTTTGA
- the LOC133030013 gene encoding zinc finger AN1 domain-containing stress-associated protein 12, which yields MGGGGGTEAFPDLGRHCQNSDCNQLDFLPFNCDNCNKVFCLEHRSHKSHNCPKPDHNSRKVIVCETCSTAIETTGQDEKLLMEKHMSSGNCDPRNKKKPTCPVKRCKEILTFSNTSTCKTCQIKVCLKHRFPADHLCRDRQPPATVKASNGGRRWNEKFLIALGSRNGKDCGKNGSGSSGSPSNSNPSIKAC from the exons ATGGGCGGAGGAGGAGGAACAGAAGCATTCCCTGATTTGGGAAGACATTGCCAAAACTCCGATTGCAACCAATTAGATTTTCTTCCCTTCAACTGCGATAATTGTAACAAG GTATTTTGTTTAGAGCATCGTTCTCACAAATCTCATAACTGTCCCAAACCTGATCACAACAGCAGAAAGGTCATCGTTTGCGAAACCTGTTCTACGGCCATAGAAACCACCGGCCAAgacgagaagcttttgatgGAGAAGCACATGAGTTCCGGTAACTGCGATCCCCGAAACAAGAAAAAACCCACTTGCCCTGTCAAGCGATGCAAGGAGATTTTGACTTTTTCGAACACCAGTACTTGCAAAACTTGTCAGATTAAGGTCTGTCTAAAGCACCGATTTCCGGCCGATCATCTCTGCCGTGACCGTCAGCCCCCGGCGACGGTGAAGGCTAGCAATGGTGGTCGCAGATGGAATGAGAAGTTTTTGATAGCTTTGGGTTCAAGAAATGGAAAAGATTGTGGCAAGAATGGGTCTGGTAGCTCTGGGTCTCCTTCTAATAGTAATCCATCTATCAAGGCATGTTAG